The following are from one region of the Alicyclobacillus fastidiosus genome:
- the pgsA gene encoding CDP-diacylglycerol--glycerol-3-phosphate 3-phosphatidyltransferase, translating into MNLANRITIARIFLVPVVSLVLLIHYNFWSITINHQTTTGSEMIAAFVFVLAASTDGIDGYIARKRQIVTNFGKFLDPLADKLLISAVLISLVQMHRLPAWVAIVIISREFAVTGLRLVAAAEGVVIAASRLAKLKTVTQIVAMVVLIINNFPFSWVGFPFANLMLYIMVVITVLSGLDYFLKNKRIIRVTD; encoded by the coding sequence TTGAATTTGGCTAATCGCATCACGATAGCGAGAATTTTCTTGGTCCCTGTCGTGAGTTTGGTCCTCCTCATCCACTACAACTTCTGGTCGATCACGATCAATCATCAGACGACGACCGGAAGCGAGATGATTGCGGCCTTTGTGTTTGTCTTGGCCGCCAGTACAGATGGTATCGACGGCTATATTGCTCGGAAGCGGCAGATTGTGACGAACTTTGGCAAGTTTCTCGATCCGCTCGCAGATAAATTGCTTATCTCCGCAGTCCTCATCAGTTTGGTGCAGATGCACCGCCTGCCGGCATGGGTTGCGATTGTCATCATCAGCCGCGAGTTCGCGGTGACGGGCTTGCGGCTTGTGGCTGCAGCGGAAGGTGTCGTCATTGCGGCCAGCCGTTTGGCGAAGTTGAAAACCGTGACGCAAATCGTTGCGATGGTTGTGCTCATCATCAACAATTTCCCGTTTTCCTGGGTAGGGTTTCCGTTTGCGAACTTGATGTTGTACATCATGGTGGTCATTACGGTGCTCTCGGGGCTCGACTACTTCTTGAAGAACAAGCGCATCATCCGCGTCACAGATTGA
- a CDS encoding regulatory protein RecX — MAASPDVLDTIVGREAVPGDPNVVRVLFHHRDALLLRVVDWVDLQLKIGSTVTGELHAELVRRATMLGALQIARTYLTGRVKTSAQVKAFLERKEVEDDVIGDVIHHLERIGVLDDRAYAALFIEQSGERSGRRQLMVKLLRRGVPRDVVQDALANHLSRDVEVTAAIGWAQKYIRRHGRPTDARARLKLMQHLARKGCPSEVVRRAIDVALQGLSDDE; from the coding sequence TTGGCAGCCTCACCTGATGTTCTCGACACGATAGTCGGCCGTGAAGCTGTACCAGGGGACCCGAACGTCGTTCGGGTTCTTTTTCATCACCGAGACGCACTCCTTCTGCGCGTCGTAGATTGGGTCGACCTCCAGTTAAAGATTGGGTCGACGGTCACGGGCGAGTTACACGCAGAGTTGGTTCGACGCGCAACTATGCTTGGTGCTTTACAGATCGCTCGCACATATCTCACTGGTCGTGTCAAGACGTCGGCGCAAGTCAAAGCGTTTCTCGAGCGCAAAGAGGTAGAAGACGATGTGATTGGCGACGTCATTCACCATTTGGAGCGGATTGGCGTGCTCGATGACAGAGCATACGCGGCACTGTTTATCGAACAATCGGGAGAGCGCTCAGGCCGACGACAACTGATGGTGAAGTTGTTGCGCAGGGGCGTTCCACGAGACGTGGTGCAGGATGCGCTCGCGAATCATCTGAGTCGGGATGTCGAGGTGACGGCAGCCATCGGCTGGGCACAAAAGTACATACGTCGGCACGGGCGCCCTACGGATGCCAGAGCGCGTCTGAAGCTGATGCAACATTTGGCACGCAAGGGGTGTCCCAGTGAAGTGGTGCGTCGAGCTATCGACGTCGCATTGCAAGGGCTCTCGGACGATGAGTAG
- a CDS encoding DNA translocase FtsK gives MARKPQKNILKYEVTGLVMLTACALALGKLGLVGQTLAVISIFLAGSWYFLIPILTGYAAIYMMFRRSRFIWDSRHVGILIILLCLLGFMEMQFYSHQLLSYQSKTSLATAQWNALQELKGYVFHPTTDPAPPSAGGGLIGYVVFAVLHALFNTPNTREVGPLLVIFTGVLIGVALVLQASLVNVVKRGTGWTEGLMDHLWKSVKGYTNVLFKSEEKDEQVEQLPPEKSRRRKPQLIVDGEVYDAADGAKSPASETPIIHDFALRARQQHAEHEAAVEQASSQPALEQVGNQLVMKFPEQKGKKSSAQPERQPAVDESYEVGPMVHDENFRLPPLNIFSLPKNAGKSFSQRGAQENALKLESTLQSFGVSAKVLEISRGPTVTRYELQPAAGVKVSRIVNLTDDIALALAARDIRMEAPVPGKSVVGIEVPNDEVAIVSLREVLQAPEFQQTTARLGIALGRDISGAPIVGDLQKMPHLLVAGATGSGKSVCVNGIIASILMRHKPHEVKLMMIDPKMVELSGYNGIPHLLAPVVTDPRKAAYALKKVVQEMENRYQLMAERGARDIERFNQLLRDDGLEPLPYIVVIVDELADLMMVAPNDVEDAICRIAQMARAAGIHLIVATQRPSVDVITGLIKANIPSRIAFAVSSIHDSRTILDGGGAEKLLGRGDMLYYPVGASKATRVQGAFVSEEEIERLVSFVKDQQQAVYTVDLNTGGEEGAPDDSGGPDLDELFSDAVDLVVDLGQASVSMLQRRFRIGYSRAARIVDQMEQSGIVGPFEGSKPREVLISKEQWYHAKASLDRRPEV, from the coding sequence GTGGCACGTAAACCACAGAAAAACATCTTGAAATACGAAGTGACAGGGCTGGTGATGCTCACCGCGTGTGCGCTCGCTTTGGGGAAACTGGGACTTGTCGGGCAGACGCTGGCGGTCATCAGTATCTTTCTGGCTGGAAGTTGGTACTTTCTGATTCCAATCCTTACGGGTTATGCCGCCATCTATATGATGTTCCGACGTTCGCGATTTATCTGGGACAGTCGCCACGTGGGGATACTGATCATCTTGCTATGTTTGCTAGGTTTTATGGAGATGCAATTTTATAGTCATCAATTGCTTTCCTATCAGTCGAAGACGAGTCTCGCGACCGCGCAGTGGAACGCGCTGCAAGAGTTGAAAGGTTACGTCTTTCACCCCACCACCGACCCGGCTCCGCCATCGGCCGGCGGGGGATTGATCGGCTATGTGGTGTTCGCCGTTTTGCACGCGCTGTTTAACACCCCGAACACTCGGGAGGTGGGCCCACTTCTTGTGATCTTCACGGGCGTACTCATCGGAGTCGCGCTCGTCTTGCAAGCGTCGCTTGTCAACGTCGTCAAGCGGGGGACGGGCTGGACCGAGGGGTTGATGGATCACCTGTGGAAGTCGGTCAAAGGTTACACGAACGTGTTGTTCAAGTCTGAGGAAAAAGATGAGCAGGTCGAACAACTGCCACCCGAGAAGTCGCGGCGGCGCAAGCCGCAATTGATCGTCGACGGTGAGGTGTACGACGCCGCGGACGGAGCCAAGTCGCCCGCGTCGGAGACGCCGATCATCCACGACTTCGCGCTGCGCGCACGGCAACAGCATGCAGAGCACGAAGCGGCGGTCGAACAGGCGAGCTCACAGCCAGCCTTGGAGCAGGTCGGCAACCAGTTGGTGATGAAATTTCCGGAGCAGAAGGGCAAGAAATCGTCGGCTCAGCCAGAGCGCCAGCCCGCCGTGGACGAGTCCTACGAAGTCGGTCCAATGGTCCACGACGAGAACTTTCGCCTCCCGCCATTGAACATCTTTTCACTGCCAAAGAACGCGGGCAAGTCGTTCTCGCAACGGGGTGCTCAGGAGAATGCACTGAAATTGGAATCCACGCTGCAATCGTTTGGCGTCAGTGCAAAAGTGCTGGAAATTAGCCGGGGTCCGACGGTGACGCGGTACGAATTACAACCGGCGGCAGGCGTGAAGGTGTCTCGGATTGTCAACCTAACGGACGACATCGCACTCGCCTTGGCGGCGCGCGACATCCGCATGGAGGCGCCCGTGCCAGGTAAGTCGGTGGTCGGTATCGAGGTGCCGAATGACGAGGTCGCCATCGTCTCGCTGCGCGAGGTCTTGCAGGCGCCGGAGTTCCAACAGACGACTGCGCGCTTGGGCATTGCGCTAGGGCGCGACATCTCCGGTGCGCCCATCGTTGGGGATCTCCAAAAGATGCCTCACTTGCTCGTAGCAGGTGCGACTGGGTCCGGTAAGAGTGTGTGCGTGAACGGGATCATCGCGTCCATCCTCATGCGGCATAAGCCCCATGAGGTCAAATTGATGATGATCGACCCAAAAATGGTCGAGTTGAGTGGTTACAATGGCATTCCCCACCTGCTCGCGCCGGTCGTCACGGATCCTCGCAAGGCGGCCTATGCGTTGAAGAAGGTGGTCCAGGAAATGGAGAATCGCTACCAGTTGATGGCCGAGCGCGGTGCTCGTGACATCGAGCGGTTTAACCAGTTGCTGCGGGACGACGGACTGGAACCGTTGCCCTACATCGTCGTCATCGTGGACGAGCTGGCGGACTTGATGATGGTCGCGCCGAATGACGTCGAGGACGCCATCTGCCGCATTGCCCAGATGGCGCGCGCGGCGGGCATCCATCTGATCGTGGCGACACAGCGCCCGTCTGTGGACGTCATCACGGGTCTCATCAAGGCGAACATTCCGAGCCGCATCGCCTTCGCCGTGTCGTCCATTCACGACTCGCGAACGATTCTCGATGGCGGCGGCGCTGAAAAACTGCTGGGGCGCGGCGACATGTTGTACTACCCCGTAGGCGCCTCGAAGGCGACGCGCGTACAAGGGGCCTTCGTGTCAGAGGAGGAGATCGAACGACTCGTGTCGTTTGTCAAAGATCAGCAGCAGGCCGTATACACGGTTGATTTGAACACAGGGGGAGAAGAGGGGGCGCCCGACGATTCGGGTGGGCCGGACCTCGACGAATTGTTCAGTGATGCTGTCGATCTCGTCGTCGACTTGGGACAAGCCTCGGTTTCGATGCTCCAGCGGCGCTTTCGCATCGGTTATTCGCGCGCCGCGCGCATTGTCGACCAGATGGAGCAAAGTGGAATTGTGGGGCCGTTTGAAGGAAGTAAGCCTCGCGAGGTCTTGATTTCCAAGGAACAGTGGTACCACGCGAAGGCTTCGTTGGACCGCCGTCCTGAAGTTTGA
- a CDS encoding DUF4115 domain-containing protein gives MRELGRILRSTRESLGFDLDEIEEKTKIRKRYLLALEEGDWTVLPGRVYARGFVRSYADVLGLDGLELLQQHVDGREVESPVETVDKVARPTPPEPVREEPSGSVPADSQSNSDGQRKAVARITEPRQPVEAPRKPAQVQPRQERSSRRFTLGGGVGQGLIIVAALAVVAGGYFALRGHHNPPTKANTGTASAVHNTSSATTGNQTTNAVSANTTANTTTNSASKKTTTKPPAAAVVTTGPVQNGAHTYTVKNVQKLKVQLKVQTGQLWIQAQSDSKMVDPNDILNPGDTRTFSGTTSILLRLGHVQGVQLTVNGQPVTLPDTPNAVNILIQKQ, from the coding sequence TTGCGAGAATTAGGCCGCATTCTGCGATCGACAAGAGAGTCCCTCGGATTTGACTTGGATGAAATCGAAGAAAAGACAAAAATCCGCAAGCGTTACTTGCTAGCGCTCGAAGAGGGAGACTGGACTGTGCTTCCCGGGCGTGTGTACGCGCGCGGTTTTGTGCGCAGCTATGCAGACGTGCTTGGCCTCGACGGACTGGAGTTGTTGCAGCAACACGTGGATGGGCGGGAAGTTGAATCGCCTGTCGAAACTGTGGACAAGGTGGCGCGGCCAACACCACCTGAGCCGGTGCGCGAGGAGCCAAGTGGTTCCGTTCCGGCCGATTCACAGAGCAATTCAGACGGACAACGCAAGGCGGTTGCGCGGATCACCGAACCACGGCAACCCGTCGAAGCCCCGCGCAAACCAGCACAGGTGCAGCCGAGGCAGGAGCGCAGCTCTCGGCGCTTCACGCTTGGCGGTGGCGTCGGGCAGGGGTTGATCATCGTCGCTGCGCTGGCGGTTGTGGCCGGTGGGTATTTCGCGCTGCGAGGTCACCACAATCCGCCAACGAAAGCGAACACCGGCACAGCGTCGGCAGTCCACAACACGAGTTCGGCGACGACTGGCAACCAGACGACCAACGCCGTATCGGCTAACACCACGGCGAACACCACCACGAACAGTGCGTCCAAGAAGACCACGACGAAGCCACCTGCGGCTGCGGTGGTGACCACAGGACCTGTGCAGAACGGGGCTCATACATACACCGTAAAGAACGTGCAGAAGCTCAAGGTTCAGTTGAAGGTGCAGACTGGGCAACTGTGGATTCAAGCCCAATCGGATAGCAAGATGGTCGATCCGAACGACATCTTGAACCCGGGGGATACGAGGACGTTCTCTGGAACCACTTCGATTTTGCTTCGCCTTGGCCATGTCCAGGGCGTACAATTGACCGTAAACGGGCAACCAGTCACGCTGCCTGACACCCCGAACGCGGTCAACATTCTCATTCAAAAGCAGTAA
- a CDS encoding DEAD/DEAH box helicase — protein MSSFEEFGLHRRVLQAIHDMGFEEPSPIQQACIPTVMQGVDVIGQAQTGTGKTAAFGIPLVDRVTPDNHVQAIVLTPTRELAIQVAGEVRKIAKHKRVRSLPIYGGQSIGHQIRALKQGVQIVIGTPGRVLDHIRRGTLRLSQVATVVLDEADEMLDMGFIEDIESILRETPDTRQTLLFSATFPSEVKRLSGRYMKEPQHVTVNRGEVTVPRIDQICYKVLERNKLESLCRIVDSEEVQLGIIFCRTKRGVDELVEALMARGYMADGLHGDLSQAQRDRVMRRFRKNEIELLVATDVAARGLDVDDVTHVVNYDIPQDPESYVHRIGRTGRAGKHGLAITLVTPREFKLLKQIERETKVNMVLRDVPSLEDVAERQAEMWRNRVVDTLNEGGLAHYRAILGNLIDDHDPVDIASALLKIASAGEGARADGDDYDFGDTGARPGMVRFFVNIGRTARMSPADFVRAISEEAGVPGAAVGRIDIFDRFTFIEVEQESAPFVYEALRQSRINGTRVNLEPAKPRGVRN, from the coding sequence ATGTCATCATTTGAAGAGTTTGGTTTACATCGCCGCGTGTTGCAGGCGATTCACGATATGGGGTTCGAAGAGCCTTCACCGATTCAACAAGCTTGTATCCCTACCGTCATGCAGGGAGTAGACGTGATAGGTCAAGCGCAGACGGGAACGGGCAAGACGGCTGCGTTCGGCATCCCGCTCGTGGACCGCGTGACACCAGATAACCACGTGCAGGCCATCGTCTTGACCCCAACCCGCGAATTGGCCATCCAGGTGGCCGGAGAAGTCCGTAAGATCGCGAAGCACAAGCGCGTTCGGTCGTTGCCGATCTACGGTGGGCAGTCCATCGGTCACCAGATTCGCGCATTGAAGCAGGGTGTGCAAATCGTGATCGGAACACCTGGTCGAGTACTCGACCACATCCGGCGCGGCACGCTGCGACTCAGCCAGGTGGCGACTGTCGTCCTGGACGAGGCGGACGAGATGCTCGATATGGGATTTATCGAGGACATTGAAAGCATCTTGCGCGAGACGCCGGACACCAGGCAGACGCTGTTGTTCTCGGCGACTTTCCCGTCCGAAGTCAAACGGTTGTCCGGACGCTATATGAAGGAGCCGCAGCACGTCACCGTGAACCGCGGGGAGGTCACTGTGCCTCGGATCGATCAAATTTGTTACAAGGTTTTAGAGCGCAATAAGTTGGAGAGCTTGTGTCGCATCGTCGATAGCGAAGAGGTGCAACTGGGAATCATTTTCTGTCGCACGAAGCGGGGCGTAGACGAGCTTGTAGAGGCGCTGATGGCCCGCGGTTATATGGCTGACGGCCTTCATGGCGACCTCAGTCAGGCGCAGCGGGACAGGGTTATGCGCCGCTTCCGCAAGAATGAAATCGAGTTGCTCGTCGCGACAGACGTGGCTGCGCGCGGGCTCGATGTCGACGACGTGACACACGTGGTCAACTACGATATTCCTCAGGATCCAGAGTCGTATGTTCACCGCATCGGTCGGACGGGGCGCGCGGGCAAGCACGGGCTCGCCATCACGTTGGTGACGCCGCGCGAGTTCAAGCTCTTGAAGCAAATTGAGCGCGAGACGAAAGTGAACATGGTGCTGCGTGATGTCCCGTCGCTCGAAGACGTGGCGGAGCGCCAGGCGGAGATGTGGCGCAACCGCGTCGTCGATACCTTGAACGAAGGCGGGTTGGCGCACTATCGCGCGATTTTGGGCAACCTCATCGACGATCACGACCCGGTCGATATCGCATCAGCTCTGCTAAAGATCGCCTCAGCCGGCGAAGGCGCGCGCGCCGATGGCGACGACTACGACTTTGGAGACACGGGTGCCCGTCCGGGCATGGTTCGTTTCTTCGTGAACATCGGCCGTACTGCGCGGATGAGCCCCGCCGACTTTGTGCGCGCCATCTCGGAAGAGGCTGGCGTGCCGGGAGCAGCTGTGGGCCGGATCGACATTTTCGATCGCTTCACGTTCATCGAGGTTGAACAGGAAAGCGCGCCATTCGTCTACGAGGCGTTGCGGCAAAGCAGGATCAATGGAACTCGCGTAAACCTCGAGCCGGCGAAGCCGCGCGGAGTTCGAAACTGA
- a CDS encoding YajQ family cyclic di-GMP-binding protein yields the protein MAKDASFDIVSKVDLQEVNNAVTQARREIETRFDFKGSKSEIRLEDESLTLISDDEYKLSQVLDVLQTKLVKRDVSLKALKPGKIEPASGGTVRQVFSLQQGIDQTVAKQITKLIRDSKLKVQAQIQGDQVRVTGKNRDDLQQVIQLLKSEDIEAPLQFTNYR from the coding sequence GTGGCAAAGGATGCATCGTTTGACATTGTTTCAAAAGTCGATCTCCAAGAGGTCAATAACGCCGTGACTCAGGCACGGCGCGAGATCGAAACGCGGTTTGACTTCAAGGGGAGCAAGAGTGAGATTCGCCTTGAGGATGAGTCCCTCACGCTCATCTCTGATGACGAGTATAAATTATCTCAGGTACTCGACGTTTTGCAGACGAAGCTGGTCAAGCGTGACGTCTCGCTCAAGGCGTTAAAGCCAGGAAAAATTGAGCCTGCCTCCGGGGGCACCGTGCGCCAGGTCTTTTCCTTGCAACAGGGTATCGATCAGACTGTCGCGAAGCAGATCACGAAGCTGATTCGCGATTCAAAACTGAAAGTCCAGGCGCAAATTCAAGGGGATCAAGTACGCGTCACCGGGAAGAACAGAGATGACCTTCAACAGGTCATTCAATTGTTGAAGTCCGAAGATATTGAAGCACCCCTTCAATTTACGAATTATCGTTGA
- the recA gene encoding recombinase RecA, which yields MGDKRAALDMALKQIEKQFGKGSIMKLGEASAQMNVETVSTGSIALDIALGVGGLPRGRIIEVYGPESSGKTTVALHTVAEVQKLGGQAAFIDAEHALDPAYAAKLGVNIDDLLISQPDTGEQALEIAEALVRSGAVDVIVIDSVAALVPKNELEGDMGDSHVGLQARLMSQALRKLAGAISKSKTIAIFINQIREKVGVMFGNPETTTGGRALKFYSTVRLEVRRAEAIKQGNDVVGSRTRIKVVKNKVAPPFRQADVDIMFGEGISREGSIIDMASEIDIIQKSGAWYSFNEERLGQGRENAKQFLKEHADIAEQIEAAVREHYQVSVAKTVPPVVEDEEDEDVLEFGSLT from the coding sequence ATGGGAGACAAGCGCGCGGCGCTGGATATGGCCCTAAAGCAGATTGAGAAGCAGTTTGGCAAGGGTTCTATCATGAAACTTGGGGAAGCTTCAGCTCAAATGAACGTCGAAACGGTTTCCACAGGCTCCATTGCGTTGGATATCGCGCTGGGTGTCGGCGGGCTTCCGCGAGGCCGAATTATCGAGGTCTACGGTCCTGAATCGTCTGGTAAGACCACGGTCGCACTGCACACGGTCGCAGAGGTTCAAAAGCTGGGCGGGCAGGCTGCGTTCATCGATGCGGAGCACGCACTCGACCCTGCGTACGCTGCTAAGTTGGGTGTCAATATCGATGATTTGCTCATCTCGCAGCCCGACACAGGCGAACAGGCGCTTGAGATCGCGGAAGCACTTGTTCGCAGCGGTGCAGTCGACGTCATCGTAATCGACTCCGTGGCGGCCCTGGTGCCGAAGAACGAGTTGGAAGGTGATATGGGTGATTCCCACGTCGGCCTACAAGCTCGATTGATGTCGCAGGCCCTGCGCAAACTTGCCGGGGCGATTAGCAAGTCGAAGACCATCGCCATCTTTATCAATCAGATCCGCGAAAAGGTCGGCGTCATGTTTGGGAATCCGGAGACCACTACAGGCGGTCGTGCCCTCAAATTCTACTCTACTGTGCGCTTGGAAGTGCGCCGTGCTGAGGCGATTAAGCAAGGCAATGACGTAGTCGGTTCGCGGACGCGGATCAAGGTTGTGAAGAACAAAGTCGCACCTCCGTTCCGACAGGCGGATGTCGATATCATGTTTGGCGAGGGGATCTCTCGCGAGGGAAGCATCATCGACATGGCTTCGGAGATCGACATTATTCAAAAGAGCGGCGCGTGGTACTCGTTTAACGAGGAACGCCTGGGACAAGGTCGTGAAAACGCGAAGCAATTCCTGAAAGAACACGCGGATATCGCGGAACAGATTGAAGCAGCTGTGCGAGAGCACTATCAAGTGTCAGTAGCGAAAACTGTGCCTCCTGTAGTGGAAGATGAGGAAGACGAGGACGTGCTCGAGTTTGGCAGCCTCACCTGA
- a CDS encoding competence/damage-inducible protein A, which translates to MVAVSTQCQAELIAVGSEILLGQINNSHAQVISSELAKYGLYVYHHGAVGDNEQRIRRAFETASQRSNVVIVTGGLGPTADDLTKEALASFLGRKLVLSEQALHHLMQYFAGRQRQMPEENRKQAYCIEGGELIPNENGTAPGQYIFDRNVHFFLLPGPPLEMRPMLRNYVLPRLIEVFGGQQALISRVLHFCGIGESDVDEQIQDLTAGQNPTVAPLAGEGEMLLRITATADSEHSARAKIAPVEEELRRRFGAYLYGFDDDTLQSVVGRRLAERQHTLSVAESCTGGLLASMLTDVPGSSAYFMGGVVAYDNRIKESLLDVPSDVLATEGAVSEATARAMAEGVRRRLSTTYGIGVTGIAGPGGGTPEKPVGLVYVAVADGRQTQVYRLQYRVSRAQVRLRTCKQALWRLLGIME; encoded by the coding sequence ATGGTGGCAGTGAGTACACAGTGTCAAGCCGAACTCATCGCAGTCGGCTCCGAAATTTTGCTCGGTCAGATCAACAACTCGCACGCGCAGGTCATCTCATCTGAACTTGCCAAATACGGTCTATACGTGTACCATCACGGTGCAGTCGGTGACAACGAACAGCGGATACGGAGGGCGTTTGAAACAGCGTCGCAACGATCGAACGTCGTCATTGTCACAGGAGGTCTCGGACCTACCGCCGACGATTTGACGAAAGAGGCTTTGGCCTCATTTCTCGGCCGCAAACTGGTCCTGTCCGAGCAGGCGCTACATCACTTGATGCAGTACTTTGCCGGTCGGCAGCGACAAATGCCTGAAGAAAATCGCAAACAAGCGTATTGCATAGAGGGTGGGGAACTGATCCCCAATGAGAATGGAACAGCGCCTGGACAGTACATTTTCGACCGGAATGTTCATTTCTTCCTCTTGCCTGGGCCGCCACTGGAAATGCGCCCAATGCTCCGAAATTACGTTCTTCCGCGTCTTATAGAGGTTTTTGGTGGCCAACAGGCCCTCATTTCCCGTGTATTACATTTTTGTGGTATCGGCGAATCTGACGTAGATGAACAGATTCAGGACCTGACTGCTGGTCAAAATCCGACGGTTGCCCCGCTCGCTGGCGAGGGGGAAATGCTGTTGCGCATCACTGCCACCGCCGACAGCGAGCATTCTGCTCGTGCCAAAATCGCCCCTGTGGAGGAAGAACTTCGCAGGCGTTTTGGAGCCTATCTGTACGGATTCGACGACGACACGTTGCAAAGCGTGGTCGGGCGCCGCCTGGCTGAGCGTCAGCATACGCTGTCTGTAGCGGAGAGTTGTACGGGGGGATTGCTTGCGAGCATGCTCACAGATGTTCCAGGCAGCTCGGCGTATTTCATGGGCGGCGTCGTCGCATACGATAACCGCATCAAGGAATCCTTGCTCGATGTACCGTCGGATGTATTGGCGACGGAGGGCGCGGTGTCGGAAGCGACCGCTCGAGCCATGGCCGAGGGCGTTCGCCGCCGTCTTTCCACCACGTATGGAATCGGTGTAACCGGAATCGCTGGTCCAGGTGGCGGTACGCCAGAGAAGCCAGTGGGTCTCGTCTATGTCGCCGTCGCGGACGGCCGGCAGACGCAAGTGTATCGACTGCAGTACCGGGTGTCGCGGGCGCAGGTCCGCCTTCGCACGTGCAAGCAGGCCTTGTGGCGACTGCTCGGGATCATGGAGTAG
- a CDS encoding YlzJ-like family protein: MHWTTLSDAEIFAMPQATSVDGSTGTTEEVTVGHAVLVVTRAASGEATISRVISPRASDYLRPEWQPGMPFDKSSL, from the coding sequence ATGCATTGGACCACGCTATCCGATGCCGAGATCTTTGCGATGCCGCAAGCGACTTCGGTAGACGGATCGACTGGAACAACGGAGGAGGTCACGGTGGGGCACGCCGTTCTGGTCGTGACCCGCGCAGCGAGCGGCGAGGCGACCATCAGTCGCGTCATCAGCCCGCGCGCAAGCGACTATCTGCGACCGGAGTGGCAGCCAGGAATGCCGTTTGACAAGTCGTCTCTATAG
- a CDS encoding DUF3388 domain-containing protein, which translates to MSSADDVTKQRSQYYFQYQIRRDRPGLLGDIASLLGMLGFNILQLAGVSEESRGFLIETDRPDSLDVLTTMLASMDDIEIGALRAPSLRDRLAIRHGRFIERSDTETRTYRFVRDELGVLVDFLGEILKRPGRQIIGVRGQPRVGKTESVVAASVYANKRWLFVSSTLLKQTMMRELPPNDFLSDHFVYIIDGAVSALRGDEQHLRCVDDILRMPAPIVIEHPDIFVRRSRYHWDLFDLIIELRRETQEELPLDAPEQEPGAWPQ; encoded by the coding sequence ATGTCCAGTGCGGATGACGTGACGAAACAACGATCGCAATATTATTTTCAGTATCAAATTCGCCGGGATCGCCCTGGGTTATTGGGGGATATCGCGAGTTTGTTGGGCATGCTCGGGTTCAATATCCTGCAGTTAGCAGGTGTGTCGGAAGAGAGTCGTGGATTTTTGATTGAGACGGATCGGCCGGATAGCTTGGACGTACTGACGACGATGCTCGCTTCGATGGACGACATCGAAATTGGCGCGCTTCGCGCGCCTAGTTTGCGGGACAGGCTGGCGATTCGGCATGGGCGATTCATCGAACGAAGTGATACGGAGACCAGAACCTACCGGTTTGTCCGCGATGAACTGGGCGTATTGGTCGACTTTCTCGGTGAGATCTTGAAACGGCCTGGTCGTCAGATCATCGGCGTGCGCGGGCAACCCCGCGTCGGGAAGACCGAGTCCGTGGTCGCGGCGAGCGTCTACGCCAACAAGCGTTGGCTGTTTGTATCGTCGACGCTGCTCAAGCAGACCATGATGCGAGAATTGCCCCCGAATGATTTCTTATCCGATCATTTCGTGTATATTATTGATGGGGCGGTTTCGGCACTTCGTGGCGACGAACAACACTTGCGTTGTGTCGACGATATCCTGCGTATGCCTGCTCCGATTGTGATTGAGCATCCAGACATTTTTGTCCGACGGTCTCGATATCACTGGGACTTGTTCGACTTAATCATTGAGTTACGGCGGGAGACGCAAGAGGAGCTACCCCTTGATGCGCCAGAGCAAGAGCCTGGGGCGTGGCCGCAGTGA